A region from the Aegilops tauschii subsp. strangulata cultivar AL8/78 chromosome 5, Aet v6.0, whole genome shotgun sequence genome encodes:
- the LOC109744692 gene encoding uncharacterized protein has product MSFPGRLSWVVLRKQVPIFYAEEKDQEDEIMAKASKDWGDIEDGSWMLDQFSLDFHLVQPPELSTLSLRAKAESREYGGITCLLESVMENFLVMALLFGNSLYWLVYDAAKNSLSLLPATMDSVLALEDDKSLLPLRQPAVLPRDDGSCDLLDVGLCFDGPGEVLPRSCILFRWSNRGPGKTWTKQQARVIPHAPLTLTAQCPVSHIYQADVVFTFNGKVFWVDLEIGAIVSTGTTTEDGELDFIQLPHECQGSDFSRSYPNERRTMGPVGNSIKLISIVTTNGDNPGNNTDPADVMLRSWTLSPDLRSWTRDDDMELPLPLLWASEAYKRERLPQAMPRNPVLKADEDGVLYLLLGDYYVDLDTMVRLCREIECVISINMHTKSLLSRSHRPIKDGLPPMWRQDRDQPSKGFRPNMPSLFAAKFCPSHTGWSESDGLLPKKKRNHLIDGNLNLNLLLPLLLLLLLGVICAHYARLMTSVG; this is encoded by the coding sequence ATGAGCTTCCCAGGGAGGCTTTCCTGGGTCGTGCTAAGGAAGCAAGTCCCGATCTTCTACGCCGAGGAGAAAGATCAGGAAGACGAGATCATGGCCAAGGCGAGCAAAGATTGGGGTGACATCGAGGACGGGTCCTGGATGCTCGACCAGTTCTCCCTCGACTTCCACCTCGTTCAGCCCCCGGAGCTCTCCACCTTGTCCCTGCGCGCCAAGGCCGAGTCGCGCGAGTACGGCGGCATCACGTGCCTCCTCGAGTCCGTCATGGAGAACTTCCTCGTCATGGCTCTGCTGTTCGGCAACAGCTTGTACTGGCTCGTCTATGACGCCGCCAAGAACTCGCTCTCGCTGCTCCCCGCCACCATGGATTCCGTCCTCGCGTTGGAAGATGACAAGTCCTTGCTCCCCCTCAGGCAACCTGCTGTCCTGCCACGCGACGACGGCTCCTGCGATCTGCTTGATGTAGGACTCTGCTTTGATGGACCCGGCGAAGTGTTGCCGCGGTCGTGCATTCTCTTCCGGTGGTCGAACCGTGGCCCTGGCAAGACGTGGACGAAGCAGCAGGCGCGCGTTATCCCGCATGCCCCGCTGACACTGACGGCCCAATGCCCTGTTTCGCATATTTACCAAGCAGACGTGGTCTTCACTTTCAACGGGAAGGTTTTCTGGGTCGACCTCGAGATTGGCGCCATTGTCTCCACCGGTACCACCACCGAAGACGGCGAACTGGACTTCATCCAGCTTCCCCACGAGTGCCAAGGCAGTGACTTCTCCCGCAGTTACCCCAACGAGCGCCGGACCATGGGTCCAGTTGGGAACTCCATAAAGCTCATCTCCATTGTCACCACCAACGGCGACAACCCCGGCAACAACACAGACCCTGCCGACGTCATGCTGCGGAGCTGGACTTTGTCGCCAGACCTCCGCTCATGGACTAGAGACGACGACATGGAGCTTCCCTTGCCGCTACTATGGGCCTCGGAGGCCTACAAGCGCGAGAGGCTGCCACAGGCCATGCCGCGGAACCCAGTCCTCAAGGCCGATGAGGACGGCGTCCTCTACCTCTTGCTGGGAGATTACTACGTGGATTTGGATACAATGGTCCGGCTATGCAGGGAGATTGAGTGCGTGATCAGCATCAACATGCACACCAAGTCTCTCCTATCCCGCAGCCATCGTCCAATCAAAGATGGCTTGCCACCCATGTGGCGCCAAGACAGAGACCAGCCTTCCAAAGGTTTCCGTCCTAATATGCCTTCCCTGTTTGCCGCCAAGTTCTGCCCGAGCCACACTGGATGGTCTGAATCTGATGGTCTTCTGCCCAAGAAAAAAAGGAATCATCTAATAGATGGTAATTTGAATCTGAATCTACTATTGCCACTCctcctcctactcctacttggtgTTATTTGTGCACATTATGCTAGATTGATGACTAGCGTTGGTTGA